GGACAGCTCGGCCAGCAGGCGGGCGCGGATCGGGTCGAGCGCGGCAGCGGCGGCCTCCGGCCGCTCGATGACCTCAACAGATCGCATGCCGGAAGTCTATGAATTGACAATGAATATTGTCAATATTGCTGGCCGTGCGCCGCGTTACAATCGCCCCACGCCACCGGGGAGAACGGATGATCGACAGAGCCTTGCTGGCCGACGAGGTCCACGCGCGCTTCGGCCTCCTGCCGCGTCCGCCGCAGCTTGCCCTGATCGAGCGGTCGGTGTCGGGGGCGTCGTCGCTCGGGGTGATGCCGACCGGCTCCGGCAAGAGCCTCACCTATCAGGCCGCCTCGGCCCTGCTCGACGGCACGGTGCTGGTCGTCTCCCCGCTGATCTCCCTGATGCGCGATCAGGTGGAGAAGGCCCGCGAGACGCTGCGGGTCGCCCGCCTCGACTCCACGCTGGACCTCGACGAGGCCCGCGACGTGCTGCGCCTGCTGGCCCGTGGGCAGCTCGACCTGTTGTACGTCGCTCCCGAGCGGCTGGCCAACGAGCGCTTCCTGGGGGCGCTCTCGCGGATTCGGGTGCCGCTGCTGGCCGTGGACGAGGCCCACTGCATCAGTGCGTGGGGCCACGACTTCCGGCCAGACTATCTCCGCCTGCCGCTGCTGCGCGAGGATCTCGGCAATCCGCCGGTCCTGGCCCTGACGGCGACCGCCCCGCCGACCGTCCAGGCCGACATCTGCGCCACCCTCGGCGTGCCCGACGACGGCCTCGTGCACACCGGGTCGCGCCGCCCGAACCTCTCATTGCACGTCGAGGCGCCGGCCCACCGCGAGCGTCGGCTGCTGGAGATCGTCCGTGACGATCCAACTGCGCCGACCATCGTCTACGCGCTCCGCCAGGCCGACACCGAGCGATTGGCGGCCCTGCTGGACGGGGCCGGCGTCTCGGCCCGCCCATACCACGCCGGCCTGGAGCCGGACGTTCGCGCCGAGACCCAGGACGCCTTCCTGCGCGACGAGATCGCCTGCGTCGTGGCGACCATCGCCTTCGGGATGGGGGTCGACAAGCCGAACGTTCGGCGGGTGATCCACGCCCACGCGCCGCGCAGCCTGGAGGGCTACGTCCAGGAGGTCGGTCGGGCCGGGCGTGACGGGCTGCCCGCGCTTGGCGTGCTCCTCTACGACGACGGCGACCTGCCGGCGCTGGCGAATTTCGTGGAGGCCAAGGCCCCGACCGAGGATCACGTGCGCGGCGCGCTCAACGCGGCGTTCACCTCGAAAGAGTCGGCAGAGGTCGTCGCGTTCAATCCGTACACCGTGGGCGATCAGTTCGACATGGACGCCGTGGCGGTCCGCACGCTCTTTGCGCGTCTGGAGCTGCGCGGCATCGTGCGGGCGCTGACGCCCGGCTACGACACCTATCAGCTGCCGCTCCACCACGACCCCGAGCCGGTGGCGGCGGCGCTCGGCGAGCGCGACGGCGACCTGTGGCGGCAGCTGGTCGGGCAGGCGAAGGTCGGGCGCGTCTGGCAGACCCTCCATCTGCGCGAGGCTGCGCGCGCCATCGACGTGCCGCTGGCCTCGGCGCTCTCGGTGGTGCGGCGGGCCGAGGAGGATGGCGGCGCGGAGCTGCGGGCATCGGGCGTGGTGCACCGCTTTCACGTGCTGCGCCGGCCGGACCGGCAGACCGACACGCCGGCGCTGCTGGAGTCCGTCCGCGATGCGCTCGACGGCGAGCGGCGGCGACTGGCGAACGTTCGCGGCTACGCCCTGGCGACCACCTGCCGTCAGGGGCACGCCGTCGCGTACCTGGGCGACGCCGACACCAGCGCCTGCGGCAACTGCGACCTCTGCTCGGGCGCGCCGCCGCTGACGGAGGCGCAGTTCGCGCGCCCGGACTGGCGGGCCGGGTTCGACGCCCGGCTGATCCGCAACCTGGCCGCCGACATCGGCCCAGACGACGTGGCGATCGCCCGGGCGCTCTGTCAGGTGACCACGACCCGTTCGCGTCCGTATCGCCGGCATCGGGCCTGGGGCGTGTTGGAGCGTGCACCGTACGGCGAGGTGCTGGCGCTGGTCCGCGAGACCCTCGGTACGGGCTAGTGTCACGTCTGGCGTCATTCGATTGAACCCCTCACCTGCCGACCCGCTGCGCGGCGCACATCGGTGTGGACTCCCCCGCTCCCGCCTGCGGGAGATGATGTCGGCGCAGCCGATAGTTGCGCCGCGCAGCGGGTCGGGGCGTGAGGGGTCATCCAGGCCGTCATGGGACCACCAGCGAATGTGCGATCACCGTGCGTGACCTACTGGGTCCGCGCCGCGGGCTGTTGGCCGACCGGCTACGATACCCTCCGTCTGGCTTCATGGAGGGCGCGTCGATGCGTGCGATGACCGTACTTGGACCGGTGGATGCTGCCGAGCTTGGCGTCGTGTCGCCGCACGAGCACTTGCTGATCGACCTGACCTACCGCTGGGCGGCCCCGCCCGGCGATCCCGCCCGCCGGGCGGTGGCCGAAGCGCCCCTCACGATGGGCCATCTGGGGATCGCGCGGCGGAACATGGGACTGATCCGCGACAACCTGGTGCTGGACGACGAGCTGATGGCGGCCGACGGCCTGCGTGACTTCAAGCAGGCCGGCGGCGGGACCGTCGTGGACTGCTCTCAGGAGGGCATCGGGCGGGACGTCGAGGCGCTGCGCCGCATCTCCGAGGCCAGCGGGGTGCACGTCGTTGCGCCGTGCGGGGCGTACCTGGCGTCCTCCCACCCGGACTACGTGCGCGAGTCGTCGGTGGCGCAGCTCGCCGCCCGCTTCGCGCGGGAGCTGACGATCGGCGTCGGCGACACCGGCATCCGGGCCGGCTGGATCGGCGAGCTGGGCGTCGGGCAGCCGATGTACGGCAGCTTCCTCGACGGCCCGAAGCAGATCGACGACGCGATGTCGCCGGACGAGGAGAAGGTGCTCGAGGCGGCAGGGCGCGCCCAGGCCGAGACCGGCGCGCCGATCTCCGTGCACATCTGGAACTGGCGGCCCAACCGGCTCGGGCTGATGTCGCTGGACGCCATCGAGCGCGGCGGCGGCGACCCGACCAGGACAGTGATCTGCCACCTCGACATCAACCCCGATCTCGACACGGCCCTGCGGGTGGTTGAGCGGGGAGCGTACGCGGAGCTGGATACGTTCGGCCTGGAACTCTACAACGACACCCAGGCGACCCGCTACCCGCGCGATGAGGAGCGCATCCGGCTGGCGGCTGGCCTGATCGAGCGGGGCCACCTGGAGCGGGTGCTCATCGCCCAGGACGTCTGCACCAAGACCCAGACGCTCCAGTACGGTGGCTGGGGCTACGGGCACATCAGCCGGCACGTCGAGCCGTGGATGCGGCGGGCCGGCTTCACGGACGCCCAGCTACGCACGCTGCGCGTCGAGAACCCGGCCCGCCTGCTGGCCTACCTGCCCTGACGGCAGATCTACTCGATGGTCCCGACCTCGCCCGTTGGCGAGACCGGCACGATGCCCCGCGTCCCGAACGCATCCGGGCTGTCGTCGGCGTCGTCGGGGCCGGCCGGCGGGCCTGAGCGCTTCTTACCGTTCAACTCATCCAGGTCGATGGCCATCAGCGCCGTGATCTTCAGGTCGCCATCCGTCGGCGGGCTGTAGTGCTCGCCCACGATCCGGCCCGGGAAGTAGCGGCGGGTCATCCGCTCCAGCACGGCTTCCTTCTCGTCGCGGTCCGTGACCTCGCGGGCCTTCCCGAAGCCAACGGCGCTGCGGTAGTTCGCCGAGTGGTAGAGCGCGTGCCGGGAGGCGATCAGCCCGTCGAGGATCGTCACCTCGACGCAGACCGTCTCGCCGGCCCGCAGCGTGCGGGGCAGGCGCCCGCCGCGCTGACCGTGGACGTAGACCGTGTTGTTTTCGTAGTGGTAGAGCATCGGGATGACGACCGGCAGGCCATCGGCGATGAACCCGACGTGGGCCACCAGCGACTTTTCGAGGATCTCCTCGGCCTCGTCGGGCACGGCGCGCTCGGGATGGGTGCGAATGCGGGTGCGATCGGAGACGGTCATCTGCGGACACCTCGGCGCAGGAGTGTTGCCCGAGGATACGGTGCAAGGCGGTCCCGTGAAAAGTACCAGTCAGGATGTATTTTGTGGGACCACTCTGGAGGCGTGGCGGTCAGCGGTGCGCGAGACTGCGATAGACCGCGACCGTCTCGCTGGCGATGCGCTGGTGGGTGAACCGCTCGAGCACCCGCGCCCGCCCTCGCCGCCCAAGCTCGGCGCGCAGGGCCACGTCCGTCTGGAGTCGGGCCAGCGCCGCGCGCAGGGCGTCAGCGTCGCCTTCGGGGGCGGTCAGCCCGCCGTCGCCCACGACGTTCGGGATCTCGCCGCTGTCCGAGCCGACGACCGGCCTCTCGCAGGCCATCGCCTCGATCAGCACCCGCCCGAACTGCTCCTTCCAGTTCGGCATCGTCAGCGACGGCAGCGCCAGCACGTCGAGCTGCCGCATGAGCGCCGGCACCTCCGTCGAGGGGACGCCCGGCTCCACCGACACCCGCGCTCCGATGCCAAGCTCAGCGGCGCGGGCAGGGATGGCGTCTCGCAGGGGGCCGCCGCCGACCAGCCGTAGTCGCCAGTCGGCGTCCAGGCCGCTGACGGCTCGCAGCAGCACGTCGATGCCCTTCTCCGGCGTCAGCCGCCCGACGTACCCGATGGTGAACGGCTGCTCGTCGCGTCGGCCGTCGTTCGACGGCGTGAACAGCTCAGGATCGACCCCGAACTGCGGGATCGCCGGCGTCTCGCCCCGGTAGCCCTTCTGCCGGAGCACGTCGCCAGCCTCCTGGTTCCCGACGATGGCCACCGGGCACCGCCCGTAGGTGTACTGCTCGAACCAGGAGAACGGCGGCGGGTAGCGCCGGAGCAGGTTCTGCCAGGTGAAGAAGAGCGGGCGAGCGCCGACCTTCAGGGCCGACCGGATCGCCAGGACGGTGGCGAGGTTGTACGGCTCCTCGTCCACGTGGACGACGTCCGGCCGGATCTCGGCGAGGATCCGCCCGAGCGCCGGGAAGTGGAAGAGGTGAAAGTTGCCGTCGAAGCGGATCGGCTGGACGAGCGTCCGGTACCCCTCGGTGAACCCTGCCTGATACGGATGTCCGTCCCAGGTGCGCGGCACGACGACGGTCAGGTCAACATCGGGATGCCGCGCGATCTCTTCGAGCTTGCGCTGGTACGCCGCGACGACGAGGGCCTTGGAGATCATCACGACGCGCATCGCGGACAGTCTTCACCTCTGGCGCAGGGCAAGTGGCCCTCGCCCCCGACCGAAGCCGGGGGCGAGGGCTCTGTCCCGCCGTGGACTAGATCCCGCCGATGGAGACCGTCTTCGTCTCGAGGAACGCCTCGATGCCCTCGACGCCGTTCTCGCGCCCGAGGCCGCTCTCCTTCATGCCGCCGAACGGCAACTGCGCGCCGGTGGGCAGCGGATCGTTGCAGCCGACGATGCCGTAGTCCAGCCCCTCGGCCACGCGGAACATCCGCCCGAGATCGCGCGTGAAGTAGTAGGCGGCCAGACCGTATGGGGTCTCGTTCGCCTTCTCAATCGCCTCGTCCTCGGTGTCAAAGGCGATGATCGGCAGCAGCGGCCCGAACGTCTCCTCGGTGACCACCTTCATCTCGTCAGTCGCCTGCGAGACGACCGTCGGCGCGTAGAAGAAGCCGTCGTTCAACTCGCCCTCGGTCAGCCGCTTGCCACCCACCAGCAGCCTGGCGCCCTTCGCGAGCGCGTCCTGCAGCTGATCCTCGACCTTCTCACGCGCGGCCTCGTCGATCAGCGGGCCGATCTGGGTGCCGTCAGACAGGCCGTTCCCGACCTTCAGCGCGGCAGTCAGCTTCGCGACCTTGTCGCCGAACGTGTCGGCAATCGACCGCTCGACATACAGTCGGTTGGCGCAGATGCAGGTCTGGCCGGCGTTGCGGAACTTCGAGGCGATCACCGCCTGCGCTGCCGCGTCGAGGTCGGCGTCCGCGAAGACCAGGAACGGCGCGTGGCCGCCCAGCTCCATCGAGGTCCGCTTGACGTGGGCGGTCGCTGCGGACGCCAGCATCTTGCCGACCTCCGTCGAGCCGGTGAACGTGATCTTCCGCACCAGCGGATGCTCGACGAACAGCCGCCCGATGTCAGCCGACTTCTTGCTGGTGATCAGGTTCGCGACGCCCGCCGGCAGGCCGGCCTCCGCGAAGACTTTGAAGATCTCGATGGCCGTGAACGGCGTCTGGCTGGCCGGCCGCAGCACCACGGTGCAGCCTGCTGCGAGGGCCGGGGTGACCTTGCGGGTGATCATGCTGCCCGGGAAGTTCCAGGGCGTGATCGCCGCGACGACGCCGACCGGCTGCCGCAGCACCATGATCCGCTTGCTCTCGGCGCTGGCGGGGACGGTCCGACCGTACACGCGCTTGGCCTCTTCGGCGCTCCACTGGATAAAGCTGGCGGCCTGCCGCAGCTCGCCGCGTGCCTCGGCCAGCGGCTTGCCGTTCTCCTTGGTGAGCGTCTGCGCCAGGTGCTCCAGCCGGTCTGGCTGGATCATGATCTGGTACGCGCGACTCAGGATCTCGGCGCGCTGCTCGGCCGGCGTCTTCGACCAGGACTTGAACGCGCGGTCGGCGGCCTCGATGGCCTGGGTGGCCTGCTCGACGGTCGCATCGGCGGCCCGTGCAACGACCTCGCCCGTCGCCGGGTTCTTGACGGCGAAGGTCGCGCCGCCTGTCGCCTCGATCCACTCACCGTTGATGTACAGCTGCTCTGCCGCGGCCGAACGTACGTCGACTGCCATCGTGGCACCTCCCCGTTCTGGGACGGCCCCGGCGTCAGTGCCGGGGAGCGTCTCATCACAACCGTACAAGTATGCCATGCGCGCGCGGTCTCTTCAGACGATGAGGAGTGTCAGTTACCACCGCCAGCGGACTGAACGGACATCCGACCTATCGATCCTGGGATGCCTGTCCCTTGCAACGTCCGTTCAGGCTCCCGACAATGCCAGGGGCCGCCCTGACGCGGCACTTGTGGGGGAGGGCGTCGCGTGGCGACCCGTACAGAACCGCTGACCGCTGGCAGCTCGGCGGCGGCAGCCACCGGAACGTGGCCGGCCTTCGTCCGCCGCGTGCGGCAGCTTGCGCCGGGGCTGGCGCTCGTCGTCGGACTCTCATTGTTGGCGCAGGCCATCGCGGCCGGCGAGGAGCTGCTGCTCGGCCGCGCCTGGATCGAAGGGCTGGTGCTGGCATTGCTGCTGGGCGTCGCCGTCGGCAACAGCGGGCTCGTCTCGAAGACATTCGAGGCCGGGGCGGCTTACGCGGGCAAGCAGGTGCTGGAGTTCGCCGTTGTCCTGCTGGGGGCTGGCGTCAACGCGGCGGTCATCGCCTCGACCGGGCCGCGCCTGGCGACGCTGATCGTCTCGGGCGTGCTGCTGGTGCTGCTGGTCGGGTTCGGGATCGGCCGGCTGCTCGGGCTGGGGCCGCGTCTCGCCCTGCTGGTGGCGACGGGCAACGCGATCTGCGGCAACTCGGCCATCGCCGCCATGGCGCCGGTCATCCGCGCCGAGAAGAGCGAGGTGGCAGCGGCCATCGCGCTGACGGCTGTGCTGGGCGTGACCCTGGTCCTCTCGCTGCCGATCCTGATCCCGCTGATGAGCCTGTCGTACTACCAGTTCGGGGTCGTGGCGGGGATGGGCGTCTACGCGGTGCCGCAGGTGCTGGCGGCGGCGCTGCCGATCAGCCCGATCAGCGCCGAGATCGCCACCACCGTCAAGCTGGGCCGGGTGCTGATGCTCGGCCCCATCGTGATGGCGGTCGGCCTGATCGTCAGTGCGCTTGGCTCGCGGTCGGGCGGCGCGAAGCTGCGCCTGAGCACGTTCCTGCCCTGGTTCGTCATCGGGTTCGCCGTGCTGGCCATCCTGCGGGTGGCGGGCGTGTTGCCGGATGTTGTGGCGCAGCCGGCCAGGACGGTCGGCGCGTGGCTGACGATCCTGGCGATGGCGGGCCTGGGCCTCGGCGTCCGGCTGGCGGCCATCCGAACGGTCGGCCCGAGGGTGGCCGTGGCGGTGATCCTGTCGCTCGGCGTGCTGCTCGCGACGACGCTGGTGCTGATCCGGGCGCTCGGCATCGACGCCTGAGCGCCCGGTTGGGACTACTTCTCCGCCTGCTCCTTCGCGACGTCGGCCAGCTTCAGCCCCACGATGTCCTCGAGCACCGTGATGATGGCCGGGCTGGCCCAGTCGCCGCGCCCCTTGCCCACGGTCGCCGTGAACAGCTCGGCTGACAGCCCGAGCGTCTGGAGCGGCACCCCGAGCGCCGTCGCCAGGTTGCGCCCGAGACGCAGGTCCTTCTGCCCGAGCACCGTGCGGAAGCCGGGGGTGTAGTCGCCGGTCATCGCCTGCTGCGGGATGCTGAAGCGCAGGTGGCCGTGGCCCGTGGTGCTGGCCTGGAGCACTTCGAGCGTCTTGTGGACGTTCAGGCCGGCCTTGGCGGCCAGGATCATCGCCTCGCAACTGGCGGCGAGCATCGTCAGCGAGAGCAGGTTGTGGACGATCTTCAGGGTGATGCCGTGTCCGGGCGGCCCGACATGGAAGACATCCGCACCCGTTGCTTCGAGGAGCGGTCGAACCGTCTCAAAGTCGTCGTCGTCCGCGCCAACCATGTAGAGCAGTGTGCCTTCGTCGGCCTGCTGCGATCCCCGCCCCATGGCGGCGTCCACCATCTTGAGGCCGCGCTCGGCCAGGGCTGCGTGCAGGGCCATCGAGGCCGGCGGGTCGATGGTGCTGCAATCCATGACGATGGCGCCGGGCCTTGCGCCTTCCACGATGCCGTTCGCACCGAACGCGACGGACTCGACATCAGGGCCGTTCGGCAGCACCGTCACGATGATGTCGGAGCGCTCGGCGACGGCTTTCGGCGTCTCGACGCCCTCCGCGCCCAGCACCTGGAGCGTCTCGACGGCGGCAAGGTTGGCGTCGTGGACGGTCAGCGGGAACCCGTGCTTGAGCAGGTTCTTCCCGATGCCTCGCCCCATCGAGCCGAGCCCGATGAGACCAACGCGCGTGTCTGACATGGTCGCTCCTCCTCGAAGTCGGGTGGCTGTCGTCGTCGACAAGACCGGAAGACCTCGGACCCGCGCTACCAGCCCATGCCGTAGTCGCGGCGCTCGGCGTCGTCGGTGCAGGTCGGGCAGGCCGCGCTCTCCAGCAGCGTGACGTACCCCCAGGCGTCCAGCCAGCGGACGCCGCCCCGAAAGTCCCAGCCGGCTTCCTGCACGATGTACGGTCGTTCGCAGAAGCGGCAACACGGGTGGCAGGATCGGTGAAAGAGCATCGAGCCGAGGCCGACGCCCGCCTCCTCGACCTCCTCACCGCAGACGGCGCAGACTTCGATCATGGGCACGGACGGCCGCGCGGTCAGGCTGCGCGGGGCCGGACGCGCTGTCCGGCCCCGCCGATGAGCCTTACCGCCCGGCCATGATCTCCTTGACGGCGTTGGTAGCGGCCAGCGTCAGGATGCGGGCCTCGGCGGCCAACGAGATCATCGACGCGCCCTTCTCATGCCACTCGCGGGCCGTCTTGACCGAGCCGACCATCAGGCCCGAGCCGATGCCGTTCTTCTTGGCGGCGGCGATGACCTTCTCGACATTGGCGGCGAAGCGCGGATCCGGGCTGTCGAGCTGCGGGGCCAGCCCCATGATGCCGGTCAGGTCCTGCGGCCCGACGAACGCACAGTCCACGCCCGGCACCGCCAGGATCGCCTCGGCGTTGTTGCAGGACTCTTCCGTCTCGATCTGGATGCAGACGAAGATCTCGTCGTTGGCCCGCTTGAAGTAGGTGGGCGAGTCCGTCCCCCAGGCGGCGTCGTTGCGGCCGCCGGCGAAGCTGCGGATGCCATCGGGCGGGTACTTGCAGGAGCGGACCACGGCGGCAGCCTGCTCGGGCGTGGTGATCATCGGCGCGACGATGCCCATCGCGCCCAGGTCGAGCGCGCGCTTGATGTTCTCGTCGGTGGCGCTGGGGATGCGGACCCATGGGGCGCAGCCCTGCGCCCCGATGACGGCGCACATCGCCATCGCCGTCTCCCAGTTGGTCGGCGCGTGCTCCAGGTCGACGGTCAGCCAGTCGAAGCCGGCCACGGCCATGCGCTCGGCGGCGATCACACTCGACAGGCTCAGCCAGGTGCCGATCGTCGGCTCGCCCCGGCGGATCTTCTGCTTGACGACGTTCTGCTTCATGTCGGCTCCGTACGTGCGCGCTTGAGGTGCGAAGACGTGTACCTGTTTGACCCCGAAACTGTAGCCCCTGCGAGGCCCTCGGCGTCAGTGCGGTGTGAGGGCGGCGTCAGGATTGCCCGGAATCGCGGCCTTGAACGGAACCCGGGGCGGTGGGCGCCCGTTGACATAGGCGGACGCGGCAGGCCGACCGCTCGCGGAAGGGGCTGTCGCGATCTTGATGCCCGCCGGCGTCGTTCAGGCCCAGTACTCGGTCACGGCTGCCAGGCGCACCCCTGAGGTCGAAGCGTGCTCCGTCCCCTGAGGTTCCTGGTTCGCTGCGCCCTGCTGCTGGCCGTCGTCGTCTCTGGTCTGCCCGTGCGGCCGACTTTCGCGCAGATCGCCGACCCGCAGCCGACCGACAGCCAGCAGTCCGACGCCCGGATGTTCTCGCAGACCGGCTACCGCATCGGCGACGACAAGTTGTGGTCGTACTTCAAGGCGCGCGGCGGCGTCCGGACGTTCGGCTACCCCGTCTCCAACCCGTTCACATTGCAGGGGTTCCGCATCCAGATCTTCCAGCGCGCCGTGCTGCAATTGCAGCCCACGGGCAGCGTCGGCATCCTGAACGTGCTGGACGACATCCTGCCGTACACCGCCATCAACGGCTCGCAGTTCCCGGCCGCTGACCCGTCCGTGATCGGGAAGCAGCCGAAGGTCGGGGAGGCCGGCTACCACGAGCGCGCGCTGCAGTTCGTCCGCGACAACGCCCCCGACGAGTGGCAGGGCCAGAAGGTCAACTTCTACCAGACGTTCATCGGCTCCGTGCGCGCCGATGACGCCTTCCCGAACGGTGGGGTGAACCCGGGGCTGCTCCAGGGCTTCAATCTGGAGATCTGGGGGCTGCCGACCTCGAAGCCGACCGCTGACCCGACCAACGCCAACTTCGTCTACCAGCGGTTTCAGCGCGGCATCATGCACTACGACGCCGGCTGCAAGTGCACCCAGGGCCTGCTGCTGGCCGACTACGTGAAGTCGCTGCTGACGTTGCGGAACCTGCCGCCCGATCTCGCGGCCCAGGCCGTCATGAACCCGCTCTACGGGCAGGTCGATCCGTTGAAGGCCGGCTGGGTGCGCCGTCCGGGCGAGCTGCCGGCCTCCGACCTGACCGACTCGTTCATCGGGGATGTCTCGGCGCTCAGCGACGGCCGCCAGGGGCTGCCGGTCGGCCAGCCGAGCAGCATCACCCTCGGGCCGGTCGGCAGCCAGCCGCCCGTCCCGACGCCCGGCCCGACCGTCACTCCGGGGCCGGCTGCCCCCGCCGCCCCGACGCCGCCGCCCGTCTCGCCGCAGCCCTCGAACTCGCCGCCCGCCGGCGGGAAGCCGACGATCTTTGTCGATGCCGGCCACGGCGGCAAGGAGATCGGCGCGTCCTTCACCTTTGACGACGGCGCCACGCTGATCGAGAAGCAACTGAACCTGAAGGTGGCGACCCGCCTCGCTCAGCTCCTGACGGGGGCCGGGTTCGGGGTGGTCACCAGCCGCACGGTGGACGCACAGGTCAACGGCGTCCGCGACCTCAACAACGACGGCAAGGTCAACCTGACCGACGATCTGCAGGCACGCGTCGATGCCGCCAACAGCGTGAAGGCCGACCTGCTGATCTCGGTCCACTTCAACGGCATCGACGATCCGACGAAGCGCGGCACCCAGACGTTCTACTCGGAGGGGCGCACCTTCTCGGGCCGGAACGTCGTGCTGGCCGAGCTGGTGCAAGCCAGCCTGC
This genomic stretch from Chloroflexota bacterium harbors:
- a CDS encoding 2-dehydro-3-deoxyglucarate aldolase translates to MKQNVVKQKIRRGEPTIGTWLSLSSVIAAERMAVAGFDWLTVDLEHAPTNWETAMAMCAVIGAQGCAPWVRIPSATDENIKRALDLGAMGIVAPMITTPEQAAAVVRSCKYPPDGIRSFAGGRNDAAWGTDSPTYFKRANDEIFVCIQIETEESCNNAEAILAVPGVDCAFVGPQDLTGIMGLAPQLDSPDPRFAANVEKVIAAAKKNGIGSGLMVGSVKTAREWHEKGASMISLAAEARILTLAATNAVKEIMAGR
- a CDS encoding NAD(P)-dependent oxidoreductase, producing MSDTRVGLIGLGSMGRGIGKNLLKHGFPLTVHDANLAAVETLQVLGAEGVETPKAVAERSDIIVTVLPNGPDVESVAFGANGIVEGARPGAIVMDCSTIDPPASMALHAALAERGLKMVDAAMGRGSQQADEGTLLYMVGADDDDFETVRPLLEATGADVFHVGPPGHGITLKIVHNLLSLTMLAASCEAMILAAKAGLNVHKTLEVLQASTTGHGHLRFSIPQQAMTGDYTPGFRTVLGQKDLRLGRNLATALGVPLQTLGLSAELFTATVGKGRGDWASPAIITVLEDIVGLKLADVAKEQAEK
- a CDS encoding NAD-dependent succinate-semialdehyde dehydrogenase; the protein is MAVDVRSAAAEQLYINGEWIEATGGATFAVKNPATGEVVARAADATVEQATQAIEAADRAFKSWSKTPAEQRAEILSRAYQIMIQPDRLEHLAQTLTKENGKPLAEARGELRQAASFIQWSAEEAKRVYGRTVPASAESKRIMVLRQPVGVVAAITPWNFPGSMITRKVTPALAAGCTVVLRPASQTPFTAIEIFKVFAEAGLPAGVANLITSKKSADIGRLFVEHPLVRKITFTGSTEVGKMLASAATAHVKRTSMELGGHAPFLVFADADLDAAAQAVIASKFRNAGQTCICANRLYVERSIADTFGDKVAKLTAALKVGNGLSDGTQIGPLIDEAAREKVEDQLQDALAKGARLLVGGKRLTEGELNDGFFYAPTVVSQATDEMKVVTEETFGPLLPIIAFDTEDEAIEKANETPYGLAAYYFTRDLGRMFRVAEGLDYGIVGCNDPLPTGAQLPFGGMKESGLGRENGVEGIEAFLETKTVSIGGI
- a CDS encoding phosphotriesterase-related protein, yielding MTVLGPVDAAELGVVSPHEHLLIDLTYRWAAPPGDPARRAVAEAPLTMGHLGIARRNMGLIRDNLVLDDELMAADGLRDFKQAGGGTVVDCSQEGIGRDVEALRRISEASGVHVVAPCGAYLASSHPDYVRESSVAQLAARFARELTIGVGDTGIRAGWIGELGVGQPMYGSFLDGPKQIDDAMSPDEEKVLEAAGRAQAETGAPISVHIWNWRPNRLGLMSLDAIERGGGDPTRTVICHLDINPDLDTALRVVERGAYAELDTFGLELYNDTQATRYPRDEERIRLAAGLIERGHLERVLIAQDVCTKTQTLQYGGWGYGHISRHVEPWMRRAGFTDAQLRTLRVENPARLLAYLP
- a CDS encoding pyridoxamine 5'-phosphate oxidase family protein, with the translated sequence MTVSDRTRIRTHPERAVPDEAEEILEKSLVAHVGFIADGLPVVIPMLYHYENNTVYVHGQRGGRLPRTLRAGETVCVEVTILDGLIASRHALYHSANYRSAVGFGKAREVTDRDEKEAVLERMTRRYFPGRIVGEHYSPPTDGDLKITALMAIDLDELNGKKRSGPPAGPDDADDSPDAFGTRGIVPVSPTGEVGTIE
- a CDS encoding putative sulfate exporter family transporter, with the protein product MRQLAPGLALVVGLSLLAQAIAAGEELLLGRAWIEGLVLALLLGVAVGNSGLVSKTFEAGAAYAGKQVLEFAVVLLGAGVNAAVIASTGPRLATLIVSGVLLVLLVGFGIGRLLGLGPRLALLVATGNAICGNSAIAAMAPVIRAEKSEVAAAIALTAVLGVTLVLSLPILIPLMSLSYYQFGVVAGMGVYAVPQVLAAALPISPISAEIATTVKLGRVLMLGPIVMAVGLIVSALGSRSGGAKLRLSTFLPWFVIGFAVLAILRVAGVLPDVVAQPARTVGAWLTILAMAGLGLGVRLAAIRTVGPRVAVAVILSLGVLLATTLVLIRALGIDA
- a CDS encoding glycosyltransferase family 4 protein encodes the protein MRVVMISKALVVAAYQRKLEEIARHPDVDLTVVVPRTWDGHPYQAGFTEGYRTLVQPIRFDGNFHLFHFPALGRILAEIRPDVVHVDEEPYNLATVLAIRSALKVGARPLFFTWQNLLRRYPPPFSWFEQYTYGRCPVAIVGNQEAGDVLRQKGYRGETPAIPQFGVDPELFTPSNDGRRDEQPFTIGYVGRLTPEKGIDVLLRAVSGLDADWRLRLVGGGPLRDAIPARAAELGIGARVSVEPGVPSTEVPALMRQLDVLALPSLTMPNWKEQFGRVLIEAMACERPVVGSDSGEIPNVVGDGGLTAPEGDADALRAALARLQTDVALRAELGRRGRARVLERFTHQRIASETVAVYRSLAHR
- a CDS encoding RecQ family ATP-dependent DNA helicase, which codes for MIDRALLADEVHARFGLLPRPPQLALIERSVSGASSLGVMPTGSGKSLTYQAASALLDGTVLVVSPLISLMRDQVEKARETLRVARLDSTLDLDEARDVLRLLARGQLDLLYVAPERLANERFLGALSRIRVPLLAVDEAHCISAWGHDFRPDYLRLPLLREDLGNPPVLALTATAPPTVQADICATLGVPDDGLVHTGSRRPNLSLHVEAPAHRERRLLEIVRDDPTAPTIVYALRQADTERLAALLDGAGVSARPYHAGLEPDVRAETQDAFLRDEIACVVATIAFGMGVDKPNVRRVIHAHAPRSLEGYVQEVGRAGRDGLPALGVLLYDDGDLPALANFVEAKAPTEDHVRGALNAAFTSKESAEVVAFNPYTVGDQFDMDAVAVRTLFARLELRGIVRALTPGYDTYQLPLHHDPEPVAAALGERDGDLWRQLVGQAKVGRVWQTLHLREAARAIDVPLASALSVVRRAEEDGGAELRASGVVHRFHVLRRPDRQTDTPALLESVRDALDGERRRLANVRGYALATTCRQGHAVAYLGDADTSACGNCDLCSGAPPLTEAQFARPDWRAGFDARLIRNLAADIGPDDVAIARALCQVTTTRSRPYRRHRAWGVLERAPYGEVLALVRETLGTG